In one Dermochelys coriacea isolate rDerCor1 chromosome 20, rDerCor1.pri.v4, whole genome shotgun sequence genomic region, the following are encoded:
- the LOC119846113 gene encoding cytochrome P450 4F22 isoform X1, which yields MLLLTDWVLELLSMERTPFRSYTISALLLALLALLFCTLLQLGRSWHHYYVNCQRLRCFPEPPRRNWLLGHLGMFIPGEEGLSLVSQTVASFSQAFVTWMGPFLPVLSLVHPVFLKPITTASAAIAPKDYVFYGFLKPWLGDGLLLSNGPKWVRHRRMLTPAFHFDILKPYVKIFNQSTDIMHAKWHRLVASGFTSLDMFGQISLMTLDSLQKCVFSYNSNCQETPSDYIAAILELSSLVVRRQHRLLLHCDFLYRLSPDGRRFRRACDTVHRFTANVVQRRHQALSRLGREAWLKSNQGRTVDFIDILLLAKDEDGQDLSDEDIAAEANTFMFEGHDTTASGLSWVLYNLACHPEYQERCREEIKDLMRDKESEEVEWEDLSQMPFSTMCIKESLRLHPPVTAVSRRCTEDIKLPDGRVLPKGNICLISIYGTHHNPAVWPEPQVYNPHRFDPENSKNQPPLAFMPFSAGPRNCIGQNFAMTEMKVVLALTLLRFALRLDESRPVRRKPELILRSENGLWLHLEPLGPSRERRPPTPRS from the exons ATGTTGCTGCTCACGGACTGGGTGCTGGAGCTGCTGAGCATGGAGCGGACCCCCTTCCGTTCCTACACCATCTCTGCCTTGCTTCTTGCTCTGCTGGCCCTGCTCTTCTGCACCCTACTGCAGCTTGGGAGATCCTGGCACCACTACTATGTGAACTGTCAGCGGCTGCGCTGCTTCCCGGAGCCCCCGCGTCGCAACTGGCTGCTGGGACACTTGGGGATG TTCATACCTGGTGAGGAGGGGCTGAGCCTGGTGTCCCAAACAGTGGCTTCGTTCTCCCAGGCCTTTGTGACATGGATGGGGCCCTTCCTGCCAGTCCTGTCCCTGGTGCACCCTGTTTTCCTCAAGCCGATCACAACAGCCTCAG CTGCCATCGCACCCAAGGACTACGTGTTCTACGGCTTCCTGAAGCCTTGGCTGG GGGACGGTTTGCTGCTGAGCAATGGTCCGAAATGGGTGCGGCACCGGCGCATGCTGACGCCAGCCTTCCACTTCGACATCCTGAAGCCCTACGTGAAGATCTTCAACCAGAGCACTGACATCATGCAT GCCAAGTGGCACCGGCTGGTGGCATCAGGCTTCACCTCTCTGGACATGTTTGGACAGATCAGCCTCATGACCCTGGACAGTTTGCAGAAATGCGTCTTCAGCTACAACAGCAACTGCCAGGA GACACCCAGTGACTACATCGCAGCCATCCTGGAACTCAGCTCCCTGGTGGTGCGACGCCAGCACCGCCTGCTCCTGCACTGCGACTTCCTGTACCGCCTGTCACCCGATGGGCGGCGCTTCCGACGCGCCTGCGACACCGTGCACCGCTTCACAGCCAACGTGGTGCAGCGGCGCCACCAGGCCCTGAGTCGCCTGGGCAGGGAGGCCTGGCTCAAATCCAACCAAGGCAGGACGGTGGACTTCATTGACATCCTGCTCCTGGCCAAG GATGAGGATGGCCAGGACCTGTCAGACGAGGACATCGCAGCTGAGGCCAACACCTTCATGTTTGAGG GCCACGACACCACAGCCAGCGGCCTCTCCTGGGTGCTGTATAACCTGGCCTGTCACCCCGAGTACCAGGAGCGCTGCCGGGAGGAGATCAAGGACTTAATGCGGGACAAAGAGTCGGAGGAGGTTGAATG GGAGGACCTGTCCCAGATGCCCTTCTCCACCATGTGCATCAAGGAGAGTCTGCGCCTGCACCCGCCTGTCACAGCCGTGTCCCGGCGCTGCACCGAGGACATCAAACTGCCCGATGGACGTGTCCTACCTAAAG GGAACATCTGTTTGATCAGTATCTATGGGACGCATCACAATCCTGCTGTCTGGCCGGAGCCCCAG GTCTATAACCCACACCGCTTCGACCCAGAGAACTCCAAGAACCAGCCCCCACTGGCCTTCATGCCCTTCTCTGCTGGACCCAG GAACTGCATCGGGCAGAACTTTGCCATGACAGAGATGAAGGTGGTGCTGGCGCTGACCCTGCTGCGCTTCGCCCTGCGGCTGGATGAGAGCAGGCCTGTGCGGCGCAAGCCTGAGCTGATCCTGCGCAGCGAGAACGGGCTGTGGCTGCATCTGGAGCCGCTGGGGCCCAGCCGTGAGAGACGGCCCCCCACACCGCGCTCCTAA
- the LOC119846113 gene encoding cytochrome P450 4F22 isoform X2 gives MLLLTDWVLELLSMERTPFRSYTISALLLALLALLFCTLLQLGRSWHHYYVNCQRLRCFPEPPRRNWLLGHLGMGQNTEEGMQCIDELVGRYSHFCLWWFGPWFPILRLFHPEAVRLVLLESAAIAPKDYVFYGFLKPWLGDGLLLSNGPKWVRHRRMLTPAFHFDILKPYVKIFNQSTDIMHAKWHRLVASGFTSLDMFGQISLMTLDSLQKCVFSYNSNCQETPSDYIAAILELSSLVVRRQHRLLLHCDFLYRLSPDGRRFRRACDTVHRFTANVVQRRHQALSRLGREAWLKSNQGRTVDFIDILLLAKDEDGQDLSDEDIAAEANTFMFEGHDTTASGLSWVLYNLACHPEYQERCREEIKDLMRDKESEEVEWEDLSQMPFSTMCIKESLRLHPPVTAVSRRCTEDIKLPDGRVLPKGNICLISIYGTHHNPAVWPEPQVYNPHRFDPENSKNQPPLAFMPFSAGPRNCIGQNFAMTEMKVVLALTLLRFALRLDESRPVRRKPELILRSENGLWLHLEPLGPSRERRPPTPRS, from the exons ATGTTGCTGCTCACGGACTGGGTGCTGGAGCTGCTGAGCATGGAGCGGACCCCCTTCCGTTCCTACACCATCTCTGCCTTGCTTCTTGCTCTGCTGGCCCTGCTCTTCTGCACCCTACTGCAGCTTGGGAGATCCTGGCACCACTACTATGTGAACTGTCAGCGGCTGCGCTGCTTCCCGGAGCCCCCGCGTCGCAACTGGCTGCTGGGACACTTGGGGATG GGTCAGAACACGGAGGAGGGGATGCAGTGCATAGATGAGCTCGTCGGGCGCTACAGCCACTTCTGCCTTTGGTGGTTTGGGCCCTGGTTTCCCATTCTGCGGCTCTTCCACCCAGAGGCCGTTAGACTCGTGCTGCTGGAGTCAG CTGCCATCGCACCCAAGGACTACGTGTTCTACGGCTTCCTGAAGCCTTGGCTGG GGGACGGTTTGCTGCTGAGCAATGGTCCGAAATGGGTGCGGCACCGGCGCATGCTGACGCCAGCCTTCCACTTCGACATCCTGAAGCCCTACGTGAAGATCTTCAACCAGAGCACTGACATCATGCAT GCCAAGTGGCACCGGCTGGTGGCATCAGGCTTCACCTCTCTGGACATGTTTGGACAGATCAGCCTCATGACCCTGGACAGTTTGCAGAAATGCGTCTTCAGCTACAACAGCAACTGCCAGGA GACACCCAGTGACTACATCGCAGCCATCCTGGAACTCAGCTCCCTGGTGGTGCGACGCCAGCACCGCCTGCTCCTGCACTGCGACTTCCTGTACCGCCTGTCACCCGATGGGCGGCGCTTCCGACGCGCCTGCGACACCGTGCACCGCTTCACAGCCAACGTGGTGCAGCGGCGCCACCAGGCCCTGAGTCGCCTGGGCAGGGAGGCCTGGCTCAAATCCAACCAAGGCAGGACGGTGGACTTCATTGACATCCTGCTCCTGGCCAAG GATGAGGATGGCCAGGACCTGTCAGACGAGGACATCGCAGCTGAGGCCAACACCTTCATGTTTGAGG GCCACGACACCACAGCCAGCGGCCTCTCCTGGGTGCTGTATAACCTGGCCTGTCACCCCGAGTACCAGGAGCGCTGCCGGGAGGAGATCAAGGACTTAATGCGGGACAAAGAGTCGGAGGAGGTTGAATG GGAGGACCTGTCCCAGATGCCCTTCTCCACCATGTGCATCAAGGAGAGTCTGCGCCTGCACCCGCCTGTCACAGCCGTGTCCCGGCGCTGCACCGAGGACATCAAACTGCCCGATGGACGTGTCCTACCTAAAG GGAACATCTGTTTGATCAGTATCTATGGGACGCATCACAATCCTGCTGTCTGGCCGGAGCCCCAG GTCTATAACCCACACCGCTTCGACCCAGAGAACTCCAAGAACCAGCCCCCACTGGCCTTCATGCCCTTCTCTGCTGGACCCAG GAACTGCATCGGGCAGAACTTTGCCATGACAGAGATGAAGGTGGTGCTGGCGCTGACCCTGCTGCGCTTCGCCCTGCGGCTGGATGAGAGCAGGCCTGTGCGGCGCAAGCCTGAGCTGATCCTGCGCAGCGAGAACGGGCTGTGGCTGCATCTGGAGCCGCTGGGGCCCAGCCGTGAGAGACGGCCCCCCACACCGCGCTCCTAA
- the LOC119846113 gene encoding cytochrome P450 4F22 isoform X3, whose protein sequence is MAGSHVCNNTGSPKWPHPTDCQGQNTEEGMQCIDELVGRYSHFCLWWFGPWFPILRLFHPEAVRLVLLESAAIAPKDYVFYGFLKPWLGDGLLLSNGPKWVRHRRMLTPAFHFDILKPYVKIFNQSTDIMHAKWHRLVASGFTSLDMFGQISLMTLDSLQKCVFSYNSNCQETPSDYIAAILELSSLVVRRQHRLLLHCDFLYRLSPDGRRFRRACDTVHRFTANVVQRRHQALSRLGREAWLKSNQGRTVDFIDILLLAKDEDGQDLSDEDIAAEANTFMFEGHDTTASGLSWVLYNLACHPEYQERCREEIKDLMRDKESEEVEWEDLSQMPFSTMCIKESLRLHPPVTAVSRRCTEDIKLPDGRVLPKGNICLISIYGTHHNPAVWPEPQVYNPHRFDPENSKNQPPLAFMPFSAGPRNCIGQNFAMTEMKVVLALTLLRFALRLDESRPVRRKPELILRSENGLWLHLEPLGPSRERRPPTPRS, encoded by the exons ATGGCTGGGAGCCATGTTTGCAATAACACAGGGAGCCCCAAGTGGCCCCATCCAACCGACTGCCAG GGTCAGAACACGGAGGAGGGGATGCAGTGCATAGATGAGCTCGTCGGGCGCTACAGCCACTTCTGCCTTTGGTGGTTTGGGCCCTGGTTTCCCATTCTGCGGCTCTTCCACCCAGAGGCCGTTAGACTCGTGCTGCTGGAGTCAG CTGCCATCGCACCCAAGGACTACGTGTTCTACGGCTTCCTGAAGCCTTGGCTGG GGGACGGTTTGCTGCTGAGCAATGGTCCGAAATGGGTGCGGCACCGGCGCATGCTGACGCCAGCCTTCCACTTCGACATCCTGAAGCCCTACGTGAAGATCTTCAACCAGAGCACTGACATCATGCAT GCCAAGTGGCACCGGCTGGTGGCATCAGGCTTCACCTCTCTGGACATGTTTGGACAGATCAGCCTCATGACCCTGGACAGTTTGCAGAAATGCGTCTTCAGCTACAACAGCAACTGCCAGGA GACACCCAGTGACTACATCGCAGCCATCCTGGAACTCAGCTCCCTGGTGGTGCGACGCCAGCACCGCCTGCTCCTGCACTGCGACTTCCTGTACCGCCTGTCACCCGATGGGCGGCGCTTCCGACGCGCCTGCGACACCGTGCACCGCTTCACAGCCAACGTGGTGCAGCGGCGCCACCAGGCCCTGAGTCGCCTGGGCAGGGAGGCCTGGCTCAAATCCAACCAAGGCAGGACGGTGGACTTCATTGACATCCTGCTCCTGGCCAAG GATGAGGATGGCCAGGACCTGTCAGACGAGGACATCGCAGCTGAGGCCAACACCTTCATGTTTGAGG GCCACGACACCACAGCCAGCGGCCTCTCCTGGGTGCTGTATAACCTGGCCTGTCACCCCGAGTACCAGGAGCGCTGCCGGGAGGAGATCAAGGACTTAATGCGGGACAAAGAGTCGGAGGAGGTTGAATG GGAGGACCTGTCCCAGATGCCCTTCTCCACCATGTGCATCAAGGAGAGTCTGCGCCTGCACCCGCCTGTCACAGCCGTGTCCCGGCGCTGCACCGAGGACATCAAACTGCCCGATGGACGTGTCCTACCTAAAG GGAACATCTGTTTGATCAGTATCTATGGGACGCATCACAATCCTGCTGTCTGGCCGGAGCCCCAG GTCTATAACCCACACCGCTTCGACCCAGAGAACTCCAAGAACCAGCCCCCACTGGCCTTCATGCCCTTCTCTGCTGGACCCAG GAACTGCATCGGGCAGAACTTTGCCATGACAGAGATGAAGGTGGTGCTGGCGCTGACCCTGCTGCGCTTCGCCCTGCGGCTGGATGAGAGCAGGCCTGTGCGGCGCAAGCCTGAGCTGATCCTGCGCAGCGAGAACGGGCTGTGGCTGCATCTGGAGCCGCTGGGGCCCAGCCGTGAGAGACGGCCCCCCACACCGCGCTCCTAA
- the LOC119846113 gene encoding cytochrome P450 4F22 isoform X4 — protein sequence MQCIDELVGRYSHFCLWWFGPWFPILRLFHPEAVRLVLLESAAIAPKDYVFYGFLKPWLGDGLLLSNGPKWVRHRRMLTPAFHFDILKPYVKIFNQSTDIMHAKWHRLVASGFTSLDMFGQISLMTLDSLQKCVFSYNSNCQETPSDYIAAILELSSLVVRRQHRLLLHCDFLYRLSPDGRRFRRACDTVHRFTANVVQRRHQALSRLGREAWLKSNQGRTVDFIDILLLAKDEDGQDLSDEDIAAEANTFMFEGHDTTASGLSWVLYNLACHPEYQERCREEIKDLMRDKESEEVEWEDLSQMPFSTMCIKESLRLHPPVTAVSRRCTEDIKLPDGRVLPKGNICLISIYGTHHNPAVWPEPQVYNPHRFDPENSKNQPPLAFMPFSAGPRNCIGQNFAMTEMKVVLALTLLRFALRLDESRPVRRKPELILRSENGLWLHLEPLGPSRERRPPTPRS from the exons ATGCAGTGCATAGATGAGCTCGTCGGGCGCTACAGCCACTTCTGCCTTTGGTGGTTTGGGCCCTGGTTTCCCATTCTGCGGCTCTTCCACCCAGAGGCCGTTAGACTCGTGCTGCTGGAGTCAG CTGCCATCGCACCCAAGGACTACGTGTTCTACGGCTTCCTGAAGCCTTGGCTGG GGGACGGTTTGCTGCTGAGCAATGGTCCGAAATGGGTGCGGCACCGGCGCATGCTGACGCCAGCCTTCCACTTCGACATCCTGAAGCCCTACGTGAAGATCTTCAACCAGAGCACTGACATCATGCAT GCCAAGTGGCACCGGCTGGTGGCATCAGGCTTCACCTCTCTGGACATGTTTGGACAGATCAGCCTCATGACCCTGGACAGTTTGCAGAAATGCGTCTTCAGCTACAACAGCAACTGCCAGGA GACACCCAGTGACTACATCGCAGCCATCCTGGAACTCAGCTCCCTGGTGGTGCGACGCCAGCACCGCCTGCTCCTGCACTGCGACTTCCTGTACCGCCTGTCACCCGATGGGCGGCGCTTCCGACGCGCCTGCGACACCGTGCACCGCTTCACAGCCAACGTGGTGCAGCGGCGCCACCAGGCCCTGAGTCGCCTGGGCAGGGAGGCCTGGCTCAAATCCAACCAAGGCAGGACGGTGGACTTCATTGACATCCTGCTCCTGGCCAAG GATGAGGATGGCCAGGACCTGTCAGACGAGGACATCGCAGCTGAGGCCAACACCTTCATGTTTGAGG GCCACGACACCACAGCCAGCGGCCTCTCCTGGGTGCTGTATAACCTGGCCTGTCACCCCGAGTACCAGGAGCGCTGCCGGGAGGAGATCAAGGACTTAATGCGGGACAAAGAGTCGGAGGAGGTTGAATG GGAGGACCTGTCCCAGATGCCCTTCTCCACCATGTGCATCAAGGAGAGTCTGCGCCTGCACCCGCCTGTCACAGCCGTGTCCCGGCGCTGCACCGAGGACATCAAACTGCCCGATGGACGTGTCCTACCTAAAG GGAACATCTGTTTGATCAGTATCTATGGGACGCATCACAATCCTGCTGTCTGGCCGGAGCCCCAG GTCTATAACCCACACCGCTTCGACCCAGAGAACTCCAAGAACCAGCCCCCACTGGCCTTCATGCCCTTCTCTGCTGGACCCAG GAACTGCATCGGGCAGAACTTTGCCATGACAGAGATGAAGGTGGTGCTGGCGCTGACCCTGCTGCGCTTCGCCCTGCGGCTGGATGAGAGCAGGCCTGTGCGGCGCAAGCCTGAGCTGATCCTGCGCAGCGAGAACGGGCTGTGGCTGCATCTGGAGCCGCTGGGGCCCAGCCGTGAGAGACGGCCCCCCACACCGCGCTCCTAA